The DNA region ACTGTTAATACATAACTTGCAGGCATAATCTTATTATTACCTATCCAATGAGTTCTTTGCAAAGTATCTGAAGGACATGAATAAACATCTGAATTATATCCCAAACTTTTTAATAAAACGGCATTCTTTAAAGCATTGCCATCGCTTATATTTCTACCATCATAAGAGGATAATAAATCATCCCATGAACGTTGACCAAGGGTAGCATTATTATTATGGTCTATAGAATAAGGGTATTTTGCATTATTATCATCTTGGTACATCACAAGAGCATAATTAATCTGCTTAATATTACTTTTACATACTGCCATTCTCGACTTTTCTCTGGCAATCTTCAATCCAGGTAAAAGTAAACTACTCAGAATCGCAATGATTGCGATAACAACTAAAAGTTCTACGAGTGTGAATCTTTTTCTGCTCATATCTAATATCCCTATATTTGTCTAAATTTAGAATTATTTACAACTACAGCTGAATCATCGTTACAAAAAAAACACAATATATATAACTATTATTACATATATACATATAAATAACACAATATATAAACAGATAGAAGTCCATGTTTCGTGCTTATATTGGCGACAAAAGTACCGAGAACTTCTAAAAAAAATCATTACCGTTTATTAAGTAATAAACAAAAAAAACATACCTAGATAATCTACCTTAGATCAATTTCATTATTCGATATATAAAATTACTCTCCTTATTGGAATCATAAATTTTCTTATTTTAAGTAGCACCACTAACTTAATTTGGTTAATAAGTGTAAAGCTAAATACAATTAAGACAGGACCAAAGCCCATGATCAATACTCTAAGAAACAAATCTCTATGCTTAATCACCTTTATCTCGCTGATTTTTACTGGCTTCGGAGAAGAAAAAGGTTCTGAGCAAGTTCTCCAAAAAATTGCCTTTGGCGCCTGTGCTTCACAAAATAGGCCACAGCCCATTTGGGATACTATTGTGGCTCAGAATCCCGACCTCTTTCTCTTCATTGGCGACAATATTTATGGTGATACTGAAGACATGGCGGTCATGCGAAGAAAGTATGCCCAGCTCAAAGCCAAGCCGGGCTATCAAAAACTGCTTGAGACCTGCCCTGTTTTAGCGACCTGGGATGATCACGACTACGGCAAAAATGATGGCGGAGAAGAGTATAAAATGAAAAAGGAATCGGCCGAAGAATTCCTCAACTTCTTCGATGTGCCTCAAGATTCCCCAAGAAGGAAACGCGAGGGCATTTATGGAAGCCAAATCTTTGGCTCTGAGGGCAAACGCGTCCAAGTTATCCTTTTGGATACGCGTTATTTTCGCTCCACTCCCTTACTGAAAAATAAGATGTCTAAACAAGAAAAAAGAAAGAAAAATCTCGTCGGTTGGTATAGTCCCCTCAATGATAAGAGCACTACTATGCTCGGTCAAGATCAATGGACCTGGCTCGAAAAACAACTTCTCAAAAAAGCTGATGTGCGCATCATTGCTTCCAGTATTCAGTTTGTCTCACACGAAAAAGGCATGGAGTGCTGGGGTAACCTGCCACACGAGCGCCAGAAACTCTTTGACCTCATTGGCAAAACAAAAGCCAATGGCGTGGTTTTCATCAGTGGCGACGTTCACTTCTCGGAAATGTCTCTGGATAAATCAGGTCCCTACCCGCTCTACGATTTCACCTCAAGTGGCATCACCAACGTCAGCTCTAAATGGTCTCAAGCAATCAATAATTATCGCGTTGGACCTGCTTATGCCAAGCTCAACTTCGGCCTCATCACCATTGATTGGAACGCCAATAAAATCTCATTAGAGACGAAGTCTATTAAAGGAAAGACCACTATCCAACAAGATATCGATCTTGATCAGCTAAGAGTCAAATAATATCTTGCCCATTTAGACCGCAATAATTTTAGTGATTTTTCGATTTAATCTATGGATGTATTCTCGGCGGTAGATGCCAAGCTGCTGCTTGGCGTACCCAGAAATAGCTTTATAAATCCTTGATCATCTCGCAGGCGTAGTGGAGCTGGTTGATCAGCACGCCAATGGGATGCTTGAATTTTTCACGATTAACTTTTGCGACTTCCACAACGGGTTGAGTGGCATCAAAAGTCTCGATGGCAATTTCGCCCTCAAAACCCTGCTCAAAAAGTGGCCCAAAGAATTCATTAAAGAATTGTTGATTAAACCAGGATTCATAAATCTTACCACGGTGCAGAGCTGAGATATGGGCTCCATTGAGTTTTCCCGCGACCGCTAATTGCTTGACATAAATCCTAAAGGCCTCTGGCCCCGCGCCATCGGCAAACTCATGGCAGGTATCGATCATTACAGAGAACTGCTCCATTCCCTCGCGAAGGGCGAGCTCAGTACATTCTTTTAAATGCGCGGGCATGCGCTCAAAGCGTTGCAGGGGTTCTTCGCACATAATCACGCCAAGGGATTTTAGGTAAGGACCAATTTCCTTTTTAAAAGTTTGGTGAAAATTATTGTGTTGCTGCTTGAGCCATTTTACGGCAGCTTCGCCGTAACAATTTTCCGGAAAGAGCAAAAATGGCGTTGAAAAAGGGCCATACAGAAATTTGGAGCCCATGAGTTTCGCTGCTTGTGCTTGGGGCTTGATACACTGCGTCCAATCAGCATCCCAAGAGCCTCCCACAGTGGAAATTGCGAGTCCCGCATTTTTAATAATTTTGACTTGCTGCTTTACTAAGGCTACTGCCTCTTCCGTGAGCTCACCCTCTTGATCAAAGGCTATTCCACCTGCCGGCACTTGTACACCATAATAACCCGCCTTGGCGTGAACGTCCATGAGCAAGGGAAATACCTCACTGCGATATTGAGCGGCTGATTCAGGCATGCTGATTTCGTAGCCATAGAATTTCAGATCTTGAATTGTCTCAGGTAAATTGCAATGCTCGAAATCATTTTTGTGGAGTTCGCAAAAAGCTTCTTCTGAAATATAAAAGTCTAAAAAATTCAGAAGTAGGTTAGATATTTTTCTTCTCTGAGCGACTTGCTTTAGCTCATTGGGCAATTGATTTAAATCAGGTAAATCGGGGTACATAAGCTTTTCCATGTTAATTTATTCTATGGATAGCCCCTTCCTGAGCTATTTTATAGAACAATAAAGGCATATTATTGAATCTTAAGTCATCACGATAAATGCTCATACATGATTGTGAGGACTCAAATAAAAAACTTATCTTTCCAAAAAATGGAGATATTATTCAATAAATTGAGTATGAGGCCCTTAAGTTTAAAGAATTATAAATCAAAACCCGAGGTCTCCGCCGTGCCATTAAAATTTCTTTTACTATTCTTATCATGTTTCACTCTATTTGCTGATGACAAGATTTTAAAATTCGAAGGTAAAGCCGGGGCAAAAACAATTGTTCTCGTTGCCGGCGATGAAGAGTATCGTACGGAAGAAAGCATGCCCATGCTCGGCAAGATTTTGGCAAAACATCATGGCTTTAATTGCATAGTGCTTTTTTCTTGGGATCACCAAGGCAAATATATTGATCCCAATGGTCAGACTAATGTCAAAGGGTGGAACTACCTCAACGACGCCGATCTGATGATCATTGGCACTCGTTTTAGACGGCCTAATGAAGCTGACCGTCGACACATTGCACAATTTCTCAAAGCTGGCAAACCCATCATAGGTATTCGCACTTCGACACATGGTTTTAAAGGCAAAGAAGAAATTACTAAAGGACTGACTTTAGATCAATTTGGTCCCAAAATCATTGGCGAGGGTTGGGTTAGCCACCACGGCAGACATAAAGGCCAAGGCGCCCGTGGCGTTATAGAAGCAGCAAATGCCA from Lentisphaera araneosa HTCC2155 includes:
- a CDS encoding alkaline phosphatase D family protein; the protein is MINTLRNKSLCLITFISLIFTGFGEEKGSEQVLQKIAFGACASQNRPQPIWDTIVAQNPDLFLFIGDNIYGDTEDMAVMRRKYAQLKAKPGYQKLLETCPVLATWDDHDYGKNDGGEEYKMKKESAEEFLNFFDVPQDSPRRKREGIYGSQIFGSEGKRVQVILLDTRYFRSTPLLKNKMSKQEKRKKNLVGWYSPLNDKSTTMLGQDQWTWLEKQLLKKADVRIIASSIQFVSHEKGMECWGNLPHERQKLFDLIGKTKANGVVFISGDVHFSEMSLDKSGPYPLYDFTSSGITNVSSKWSQAINNYRVGPAYAKLNFGLITIDWNANKISLETKSIKGKTTIQQDIDLDQLRVK
- a CDS encoding TIM barrel protein: MEKLMYPDLPDLNQLPNELKQVAQRRKISNLLLNFLDFYISEEAFCELHKNDFEHCNLPETIQDLKFYGYEISMPESAAQYRSEVFPLLMDVHAKAGYYGVQVPAGGIAFDQEGELTEEAVALVKQQVKIIKNAGLAISTVGGSWDADWTQCIKPQAQAAKLMGSKFLYGPFSTPFLLFPENCYGEAAVKWLKQQHNNFHQTFKKEIGPYLKSLGVIMCEEPLQRFERMPAHLKECTELALREGMEQFSVMIDTCHEFADGAGPEAFRIYVKQLAVAGKLNGAHISALHRGKIYESWFNQQFFNEFFGPLFEQGFEGEIAIETFDATQPVVEVAKVNREKFKHPIGVLINQLHYACEMIKDL
- a CDS encoding type II secretion system protein, translating into MSRKRFTLVELLVVIAIIAILSSLLLPGLKIAREKSRMAVCKSNIKQINYALVMYQDDNNAKYPYSIDHNNNATLGQRSWDDLLSSYDGRNISDGNALKNAVLLKSLGYNSDVYSCPSDTLQRTHWIGNNKIMPASYVLTVRYFGAAWSLTDWARGVTSKNPERTQKSTNLSSPSTTLTLVELSHEKRIVGHGQHSFRTAGDYANSQTPHEDYGKDNYLMADGSVRTMNFWATLAMDSGGSGTPGQVQETMWDSAK